The Pyrodictium delaneyi genome contains a region encoding:
- the thrC gene encoding threonine synthase, whose translation MSCGRKYPPHPRLTRCPSCGGLLDVKVHPREPPSWRIWEQRKSGVWRYWELLPAISGVKPVTLGEGATPLVELERIGRMLGLKRLYAKNEGQNPTGSFKDRGMTVAVTLAKAIKARALIVASTGNTAASVSAYAARAGLRRIVVVPRRKTALGKLAQSVLYGADIVEIEGSFDAALKAVMTAVEEDPRLYPLNSFNPWRLEGQKTLAYEVAEALGGEPPDWVVVPVGNAGNISAIWKGFKELYRYGLITRLPRMAGVQAERAAPLARAWQKGLDEPLFVDKPETRATAIRIGHPVNWPKAMKAVKESNGVFTMVSDEEIMKAQAMLARLEGIAVEPASAASLAGLARLVEDGVIAPDETVVIVLTGHGLKDPQAMLEAGARRYIAGSPEEAVKIVLGLAES comes from the coding sequence ATATCTTGTGGTAGAAAATATCCGCCGCACCCTAGATTGACTCGCTGCCCCAGCTGCGGTGGACTCCTTGATGTGAAAGTACATCCCAGAGAGCCTCCTTCCTGGAGGATATGGGAGCAGCGTAAGTCTGGGGTGTGGCGCTACTGGGAGCTATTACCAGCCATAAGTGGAGTCAAACCAGTGACTCTAGGTGAAGGTGCGACACCCTTAGTGGAGCTAGAGCGTATAGGCCGTATGCTGGGCCTTAAGAGGCTATACGCTAAGAACGAGGGCCAGAACCCAACCGGGAGCTTCAAGGACCGTGGAATGACCGTCGCTGTCACCCTGGCTAAGGCTATCAAGGCGCGGGCGCTGATAGTGGCTAGTACCGGCAATACAGCTGCCAGTGTCTCAGCATACGCGGCCCGAGCAGGGCTACGGAGGATAGTGGTTGTGCCCCGGAGGAAGACGGCTCTTGGCAAGCTTGCCCAAAGCGTGCTTTACGGCGCAGATATAGTGGAGATAGAGGGAAGCTTCGATGCAGCCCTCAAGGCGGTAATGACTGCTGTGGAGGAGGATCCAAGGCTCTATCCGTTAAACAGCTTCAACCCGTGGAGGCTTGAAGGCCAGAAGACCCTAGCCTACGAGGTCGCCGAGGCGCTGGGAGGCGAGCCGCCAGACTGGGTAGTAGTGCCGGTGGGCAACGCAGGTAATATCTCGGCAATATGGAAGGGGTTCAAGGAGCTGTACCGCTATGGGCTGATAACCCGTCTCCCCCGGATGGCTGGTGTACAGGCAGAGAGAGCTGCTCCCCTGGCAAGGGCTTGGCAGAAAGGCCTGGATGAGCCGCTATTCGTAGACAAGCCCGAAACGCGGGCTACAGCGATAAGGATAGGCCATCCAGTGAACTGGCCAAAGGCCATGAAGGCCGTCAAGGAGAGCAACGGTGTTTTCACAATGGTCAGCGACGAGGAGATAATGAAGGCTCAAGCGATGCTAGCCCGGCTCGAGGGGATAGCAGTAGAGCCAGCTAGCGCGGCTAGCCTAGCGGGGCTAGCCCGGCTTGTCGAGGACGGCGTCATAGCCCCGGACGAGACCGTGGTAATAGTGCTGACGGGCCATGGACTGAAGGACCCACAGGCAATGCTCGAGGCGGGTGCAAGGAGATACATAGCAGGGAGCCCCGAAGAGGCTGTGAAAATAGTGCTAGGGCTGGCTGAGAGCTAA
- a CDS encoding tRNA (adenine-N1)-methyltransferase codes for MAGGATECCRHIVCEGCPVLLVIDEKRRFIFRVERGRVQGSDRGTVRHDDLIGLRYGSRVRLSSGIYALVLQPRLVDYMERGLRRRSQVIYPKDHGLILMLLDIEPGNRVLEIGVGSGYTTIVLARAVGPEGKVYSYEIRRDMFETARRNLETVGLLDRVELKHRDARLGVDEENLDAAVVDMPDPWAVLPVLHRALRPGAGVVFFLPAVNQVARLLAALELHGGWAETRVYEVLLREYEPRSDALRPRTTMIAHTGYLVYTRRIERDMGQHQDTDKGG; via the coding sequence ATGGCTGGCGGAGCTACCGAGTGTTGCCGACACATAGTATGTGAGGGCTGCCCAGTCCTGCTCGTAATCGACGAGAAGAGGCGCTTCATATTCCGCGTAGAGCGGGGCCGAGTGCAGGGTAGCGACCGGGGCACAGTGAGGCATGACGACCTTATAGGGCTCCGATATGGCTCCCGAGTACGCCTAAGCAGCGGTATCTACGCGCTTGTGCTCCAGCCACGGCTGGTAGATTACATGGAGCGGGGACTACGCCGCCGCAGCCAGGTCATCTACCCGAAGGACCACGGTCTCATACTGATGCTCCTGGACATAGAGCCTGGAAACCGTGTGCTAGAGATAGGCGTGGGCAGCGGCTACACCACAATAGTCCTTGCCCGCGCTGTGGGCCCCGAGGGCAAGGTGTACAGCTACGAGATCCGGCGCGACATGTTCGAGACTGCTCGGCGTAACCTTGAGACGGTGGGGCTGCTAGACCGGGTAGAGCTAAAACACCGGGACGCTAGGCTCGGCGTAGACGAGGAGAACCTTGACGCAGCTGTGGTTGATATGCCAGATCCCTGGGCAGTGCTCCCTGTCCTTCACCGAGCTCTCCGGCCAGGAGCGGGTGTAGTATTCTTCCTCCCCGCAGTCAACCAGGTTGCTCGACTACTAGCAGCCCTGGAGCTGCACGGAGGCTGGGCTGAGACACGGGTCTACGAGGTGCTCCTGCGCGAGTACGAGCCTAGAAGTGACGCACTCCGACCCCGCACCACGATGATAGCCCACACAGGGTACCTAGTCTACACGAGGCGTATAGAGCGGGACATGGGGCAGCACCAGGATACAGACAAAGGCGGGTAA
- a CDS encoding type 1 glutamine amidotransferase domain-containing protein: MKKRILFLVGPEFEDIELYYPLYRLQEEGYETIVAGPSRDVIPGKKGYSVRPDLAFEEVDPSGYIGLVLPGGRGPERIRNNEHVKRIVRHFFDEEKPVAAICHGPQVLISAGVLRGRRATSYPGIKDDVVNAGAEWLDQPVVVDGNLVTARIPPDMPQWMREYIKLLRARG, from the coding sequence TTGAAGAAGCGGATACTCTTCCTAGTCGGCCCAGAGTTCGAAGACATAGAGCTCTACTACCCCCTATACCGGCTCCAGGAGGAGGGCTACGAGACCATCGTGGCTGGTCCCAGCCGCGACGTCATACCGGGGAAAAAGGGGTACAGTGTCCGGCCAGACCTCGCCTTTGAGGAGGTAGACCCTAGTGGGTACATCGGTCTCGTGCTGCCGGGTGGCCGAGGGCCCGAGAGGATACGCAACAACGAGCACGTGAAGAGGATTGTGCGCCACTTCTTCGATGAAGAGAAACCGGTAGCAGCCATCTGCCACGGGCCCCAGGTGCTGATAAGCGCGGGAGTTCTCCGGGGCCGCCGGGCCACCAGCTACCCGGGGATAAAGGATGACGTAGTCAACGCTGGGGCTGAATGGCTAGACCAGCCAGTGGTCGTAGACGGTAACCTAGTCACAGCTAGGATACCGCCGGATATGCCCCAGTGGATGCGGGAGTATATCAAGCTGCTACGCGCCCGGGGCTAG
- a CDS encoding carbohydrate ABC transporter permease: protein MTRPRLNPALFFLLPALILVIVFYIVPLFLSIYISFTPLENWNLHRYLDEVTTSNYERLLYMVRFDPDVGKVVQTTLVFVAATLAVNVLGGLALALSTFLMEERISLPYRVLWMLPRMTPIAVYSLMWYYFFLGDRSGTLNSLLLSLGMIDEPLAWGTDPRLLPESAWAILVIVNGFVGVSFGMVVFYSALRSIPREHVIAARVDGASTWQLVRYVLVPQLRWHIVYVTVWQLLSLITTYAHIFLLVEWGAVDKWWGSTWALYVFNTAFTTSDQGLAAAAATILVIVGALLGLVALRLLGFQRMMQEPRGEI from the coding sequence TTGACTAGGCCGAGGCTCAACCCAGCACTGTTTTTCCTACTACCTGCATTGATACTTGTGATAGTGTTCTACATTGTTCCCCTCTTCCTCTCAATTTATATCAGCTTTACTCCTCTAGAAAACTGGAATCTCCATCGCTATCTAGACGAGGTCACAACTAGCAACTATGAACGACTCTTGTACATGGTGAGGTTCGACCCCGATGTAGGCAAGGTAGTCCAGACCACGCTGGTCTTTGTAGCAGCTACGCTTGCTGTCAACGTGCTAGGCGGGCTCGCCTTAGCCCTATCAACGTTCCTGATGGAGGAACGTATCTCGCTCCCATATCGCGTTCTCTGGATGCTCCCCCGTATGACCCCCATAGCTGTCTACTCGCTCATGTGGTACTACTTCTTTCTCGGAGACCGGTCAGGGACTCTTAACAGCCTACTCCTAAGCCTCGGCATGATTGATGAGCCGCTAGCATGGGGTACTGATCCGAGGCTCCTCCCGGAAAGCGCATGGGCAATACTGGTCATTGTGAACGGGTTTGTAGGTGTAAGCTTTGGCATGGTAGTGTTCTATAGTGCACTTCGGAGCATCCCCAGGGAGCATGTAATAGCGGCACGGGTAGATGGTGCTTCCACCTGGCAACTTGTACGCTACGTACTAGTACCCCAGCTCCGCTGGCACATAGTCTACGTCACTGTCTGGCAGCTCCTCAGCCTCATAACGACCTATGCTCACATATTCCTGCTTGTTGAATGGGGTGCCGTGGATAAGTGGTGGGGCAGCACCTGGGCTCTATACGTATTCAATACTGCGTTTACAACAAGTGATCAGGGCCTAGCTGCCGCTGCTGCAACAATACTAGTCATAGTAGGTGCTCTCCTAGGCCTTGTAGCTCTCCGCTTACTCGGGTTCCAACGGATGATGCAAGAGCCTAGAGGTGAAATCTAG
- a CDS encoding extracellular solute-binding protein yields MTRTSMIIAGLVVLLAIVGVAFLLRGGEKPSAPAETITPQTTSPAETSPTTTQAVSEKPRLTGNIEQDVVSIGNYLASMGIHEAKYTVWAAGDPNSVLRTLAIVEAAYRLNKILEQHGVDFKITVEQKFKRGGGDQLAEDFAAAFQSQANPDIMANSYKHIARFADEGYLLDITQYLETYQDFLNDFYQSLLGAVRYKGKYYGVPQDTEARPLYWRTDVAACIKEKTGEDILAGLAEKIQKGEVTWHDIYRYAKLAVETGCSEWGVLHRKGSAHPDLIQFIYAFGGKLSDPKTGKLVLDVPAVYKWLYVEWKMARDKLIPEDMMSWDWGKQIHPSTVSGKTLIWIGGTWHWTEWQTKPYYTDPQTGEQRPLTAEEVKKYFYYTLFAAGDPGNEPVTLSQPFVWMIASNAGKDNPKYDELRDVYQMLAFLLVVKASDPDLNAIHSIISAHLPVRKAAEQLISDKAWVEKLANLEIELSPEVKNAIADIVKATVNEINIEFLASASKMLAYTHLTPMHPQYPQLASIFADAVDKVLRGEMTPEEAVNYIISKIKADPELAKAVEIQGEVPKDWQFP; encoded by the coding sequence ATGACTCGAACAAGCATGATCATAGCGGGTCTTGTCGTACTTCTCGCTATAGTCGGCGTAGCCTTCCTCCTCCGCGGAGGCGAAAAGCCGTCTGCCCCCGCGGAGACTATAACACCACAGACAACCTCGCCGGCAGAGACCTCGCCAACAACCACTCAAGCCGTTTCCGAGAAACCTAGGCTCACCGGAAACATCGAGCAAGACGTAGTCTCTATAGGCAATTATCTAGCCTCTATGGGTATACATGAGGCTAAATACACTGTATGGGCTGCTGGCGACCCGAACAGCGTACTTAGAACACTAGCAATAGTAGAGGCAGCCTATAGGCTCAACAAGATTCTAGAACAACACGGTGTAGACTTCAAGATAACAGTAGAGCAGAAGTTCAAGCGTGGCGGTGGCGACCAGCTAGCAGAGGACTTTGCTGCAGCATTCCAGAGTCAAGCAAACCCCGACATAATGGCTAACAGCTACAAGCACATAGCAAGGTTCGCGGACGAGGGCTACCTACTCGACATAACACAATACCTCGAGACCTACCAGGACTTCCTCAACGACTTCTACCAGAGCCTACTAGGCGCGGTCCGCTACAAGGGCAAGTACTATGGCGTGCCGCAAGACACTGAGGCCCGTCCGCTATACTGGCGTACCGACGTAGCAGCATGCATCAAGGAGAAGACTGGTGAAGACATACTGGCAGGCCTAGCTGAGAAGATACAGAAGGGCGAAGTAACCTGGCATGATATCTACCGCTACGCCAAGCTAGCCGTGGAGACTGGCTGTAGCGAATGGGGCGTACTACACCGTAAAGGTAGCGCCCATCCGGATCTAATACAGTTCATCTACGCCTTCGGCGGCAAGCTGAGTGACCCCAAGACAGGCAAACTTGTCCTAGACGTACCTGCTGTCTACAAGTGGCTCTACGTAGAGTGGAAGATGGCCCGTGACAAGCTAATACCGGAGGACATGATGAGCTGGGACTGGGGTAAGCAGATACACCCCTCAACAGTCAGCGGCAAGACCCTGATATGGATTGGTGGTACCTGGCACTGGACAGAGTGGCAGACAAAGCCATACTACACCGACCCGCAGACCGGCGAGCAGAGACCGCTGACAGCCGAGGAGGTGAAGAAGTACTTCTACTACACGCTCTTCGCCGCCGGCGACCCCGGCAACGAGCCCGTGACGCTCAGCCAGCCCTTCGTCTGGATGATAGCGAGCAATGCTGGCAAAGATAACCCCAAGTACGATGAGCTACGCGATGTCTATCAGATGCTAGCCTTCCTACTAGTAGTGAAGGCTAGTGACCCAGACCTCAACGCTATACACAGCATCATAAGCGCACACTTGCCGGTGAGGAAGGCCGCCGAGCAGTTGATATCCGATAAGGCTTGGGTCGAGAAGCTAGCCAATCTAGAGATCGAGCTAAGCCCTGAGGTCAAGAATGCTATAGCAGATATAGTGAAGGCTACAGTGAACGAGATAAATATCGAGTTCCTAGCTAGCGCTAGCAAGATGCTAGCCTACACTCACTTAACACCAATGCACCCACAGTACCCACAGCTTGCTAGCATATTCGCTGACGCTGTGGATAAGGTGCTACGTGGCGAGATGACGCCAGAAGAGGCTGTGAACTACATAATAAGCAAGATCAAGGCTGACCCGGAGCTAGCGAAGGCCGTGGAGATACAGGGAGAGGTACCGAAGGACTGGCAGTTTCCATAA
- a CDS encoding M48 family metalloprotease — translation MHPVLLTVGLAASALLPAAYVHAVKGGPRHVWLRLRLVMVMSVSALLLITASIGVVDKMSLALAAPALAGVYLVLNYHFERRSVNKLLYGLKGRVHSVTLLSSPVPAAFTVAMTGRVYATTELYRRLEPEEAAAIVAHEIGHLEALHPIPPPLFVTVIAIMASILAAGIIDLLGQGLASLVLVAVVLLMAGIAWVVFNWAWEHLADLYALDAAGAWSISALYRITGARPEEPRLLSVYLDAVKCLRPRGGRGVTVLVNPHPRPGYRLYLLEKIAWQGEGRGSAL, via the coding sequence TTGCACCCCGTACTGCTGACTGTAGGTCTCGCAGCTTCGGCGCTACTACCAGCAGCCTATGTTCATGCTGTGAAAGGTGGCCCCCGCCACGTATGGCTGAGATTAAGGCTTGTAATGGTTATGTCTGTTTCAGCTTTGCTTCTGATTACAGCTAGCATAGGTGTGGTAGACAAGATGTCATTGGCGCTAGCTGCACCAGCACTCGCAGGAGTATACCTGGTTCTCAACTATCACTTCGAGCGCAGAAGCGTGAACAAGCTACTCTACGGACTGAAAGGGAGGGTCCACAGTGTGACTCTGCTATCTTCTCCCGTGCCGGCAGCCTTCACGGTAGCGATGACTGGCCGTGTCTACGCTACAACAGAGCTGTATAGGCGGCTCGAGCCCGAGGAGGCAGCAGCCATAGTAGCTCACGAGATAGGTCACCTCGAAGCACTCCATCCGATTCCTCCTCCGCTGTTCGTAACAGTTATTGCTATAATGGCCTCTATACTTGCAGCTGGCATCATAGACCTTCTAGGGCAAGGGCTCGCAAGCCTCGTGCTTGTAGCTGTAGTCCTCCTCATGGCAGGGATTGCCTGGGTTGTGTTCAACTGGGCATGGGAACACTTAGCAGACCTATACGCCCTAGATGCAGCTGGTGCCTGGAGCATATCAGCTCTCTACCGTATAACTGGGGCTCGACCCGAGGAGCCCCGGCTACTCAGTGTCTATCTCGATGCAGTCAAGTGTCTTCGACCACGTGGGGGTCGGGGTGTAACAGTACTGGTGAACCCACACCCGAGGCCGGGCTATCGGCTATACCTCTTAGAGAAGATAGCCTGGCAAGGAGAGGGCCGGGGCTCAGCTCTCTAG
- a CDS encoding ABC transporter ATP-binding protein, whose product MVEVRLENVTKRFGRVVAVNNVTLEFPDGRFSALLGPSGSGKSTLLYLIAGIYKPTSGRIFFGDREVTHLPPKERNVGLVFQNYALYPHMKVYDNIAFPLRLRKIPESTVDAKVQEVAKLLRIEELLDRYPSQLSGGQQQRVALARALVKEPDVLLLDEPLSNLDALLRLTIRAELKKLQKKLGITAIHVTHDQAEAMSMADVIVVIDHGRVQQVGSPDDVYNRPRNLFVAGFIGSPPANMLHGHVHHSTAVEVEVAGARFQPREEYAKVLAEAGLEEVIVVFRPEHAQLSLEPSPNALSIVGEVYVVEPLGKENIVTMIVAGVPVKVVTPPDVRPQAGEKLYITVPVSRVMLFDPETELNLEQLAEPRGLGPD is encoded by the coding sequence ATGGTGGAGGTAAGGCTAGAGAACGTGACTAAGCGGTTTGGCCGCGTAGTGGCAGTCAATAACGTGACGCTTGAGTTTCCTGATGGCCGGTTCTCGGCCCTCCTCGGGCCTAGTGGCTCCGGGAAGAGCACGCTATTGTACCTCATAGCGGGTATCTATAAGCCGACTAGCGGTAGGATATTCTTTGGCGACCGAGAGGTCACACACCTGCCACCTAAGGAGCGTAACGTTGGCCTAGTCTTCCAGAACTATGCTCTCTATCCACACATGAAGGTTTACGATAATATCGCGTTCCCGCTCCGGCTCCGCAAGATACCCGAGTCCACGGTAGACGCGAAAGTCCAGGAGGTGGCTAAGCTCCTCCGTATAGAGGAACTACTTGACCGCTACCCTAGCCAGCTTAGCGGAGGGCAACAACAACGCGTGGCACTGGCACGGGCACTGGTCAAGGAGCCAGATGTACTCTTGCTGGACGAGCCTCTCAGCAATCTTGACGCGCTACTTCGGCTGACGATAAGAGCCGAGCTAAAGAAGCTGCAGAAGAAGCTAGGCATAACAGCTATACATGTGACTCACGACCAGGCCGAGGCTATGAGCATGGCCGACGTGATAGTAGTGATAGACCATGGCCGGGTCCAGCAGGTAGGCAGCCCCGACGACGTCTACAACCGACCAAGAAACCTCTTCGTAGCCGGCTTCATAGGCTCGCCTCCCGCGAATATGCTGCACGGCCACGTACATCACAGCACAGCAGTAGAGGTCGAGGTGGCGGGAGCCCGGTTCCAGCCCCGCGAAGAATACGCTAAAGTGCTAGCCGAGGCAGGACTAGAAGAAGTGATAGTCGTATTCCGGCCAGAACATGCTCAGCTAAGCCTAGAGCCATCCCCTAATGCTCTGAGCATAGTAGGAGAGGTATACGTGGTAGAGCCTCTAGGCAAGGAGAACATCGTGACCATGATAGTGGCTGGCGTGCCGGTGAAAGTTGTCACGCCCCCCGACGTGAGGCCACAGGCAGGGGAGAAGCTCTACATAACAGTGCCAGTATCCCGGGTCATGCTCTTCGACCCTGAGACGGAGCTGAACCTAGAGCAGTTAGCCGAACCCCGAGGCCTAGGCCCCGACTAA
- a CDS encoding carbohydrate ABC transporter permease, producing the protein MVLSLLGLRRRKRDGDEEYLAVQDVETLPRRRLTLVLGLAVGLATVPLVMLYVLLVLSSFADQMLSGPDIFTARYSLENWRLLFEGRLEPAAGRLYTTRDLAMIVANTLLVAAGVTVVVIVTSVMAGYAFSRMRFWGRRRLMEFIILLHAFPGVALIIAVYAIYVWSLGLVPREAITGYRFLYTILARAALEIPMSIWLMKGFFDRIPWEVEWSAMIDGASRLRVWWQIVLPQVKPGIAALAIFAFLAGWEDLIYVHVFLYTGGIKTLATFIEEVVGNIETAYLPIAAAAGTLYLLPTIIFFVATQRLLLQAMSGGVKG; encoded by the coding sequence ATGGTTCTTAGCCTACTCGGGCTACGGCGTAGAAAGCGTGACGGTGACGAGGAATATCTCGCGGTACAAGATGTGGAGACTCTGCCTCGCCGACGGCTAACCCTAGTACTGGGCTTGGCAGTGGGCTTGGCTACTGTGCCGCTTGTAATGCTTTATGTGCTTCTGGTTCTCTCCAGCTTCGCAGACCAGATGCTCTCTGGCCCCGACATATTCACTGCACGGTACAGCCTTGAAAACTGGAGACTACTCTTCGAGGGCCGCCTCGAGCCTGCTGCAGGCCGCCTCTATACCACACGTGACCTCGCTATGATAGTGGCTAACACATTGCTTGTAGCTGCTGGAGTAACGGTCGTGGTCATAGTTACTAGTGTTATGGCTGGCTACGCGTTCTCCCGGATGCGGTTCTGGGGCCGGCGCCGCCTCATGGAGTTCATTATCCTGCTCCATGCCTTTCCGGGCGTGGCCCTTATCATAGCTGTCTACGCTATCTATGTGTGGAGCCTCGGGCTAGTGCCTCGAGAGGCTATAACGGGGTACCGGTTCCTCTACACGATACTAGCCCGTGCTGCGCTAGAGATACCTATGAGCATCTGGCTGATGAAGGGCTTCTTCGACCGTATACCATGGGAGGTTGAGTGGAGCGCGATGATAGACGGAGCTTCCCGGCTCCGTGTCTGGTGGCAGATAGTCCTACCACAGGTCAAGCCAGGTATAGCGGCACTCGCGATATTCGCATTCCTCGCCGGCTGGGAGGACCTGATATACGTACACGTCTTCCTCTACACGGGAGGCATCAAGACACTAGCGACCTTCATAGAGGAGGTTGTCGGCAACATAGAGACAGCATATCTGCCCATAGCTGCTGCGGCGGGTACACTCTACCTCCTCCCTACAATTATCTTCTTTGTCGCAACTCAGAGGCTCCTCCTTCAAGCCATGAGCGGTGGGGTGAAGGGCTAA